Below is a genomic region from Zea mays cultivar B73 chromosome 9, Zm-B73-REFERENCE-NAM-5.0, whole genome shotgun sequence.
GCCACAGCTTCCTCCCGTGGCCCTGCATGTTTGCCGCCACCATCTGGACTCCGTACCTCCACCCCATCAGCGGGTTGTAGTTGGACGAAGTGATGCGCGTCGACCGCGGGAAAATGCGCAGTAGGTTCCGCTGCGTGAACCTGGATTTATTTATGACGACATGTCATCGCCGGATCCGGACGTACTGGACAGGGTTGGTTGTAACTGGAAAACAATGTGCAGGTGCAtggcccccccgcgcgcccctagCTGCCTCACCTGACGACGTGATCGccatgggagacgatggccttctCGAACGCCTTCTCCCCGAGGCTGACGCGCGTCACCTTGTCCGGGTCCACCCGGAGGTCCTGCTCTATGTCGTGCTTCCGTCTGGTGAGCTGGATGGCGATGAGGCGCCGGTACTCGTTGTCCTCCGTCCCCTGCCGCGACTTCTTCtcggcctccgcctccgcctccacctccatctcATCCTCTGCGCCGGCGCCGGCGGTCTCCTCATCCGCCGTGTACTTGCCGCTGGACTGCTCCGACATCTGCTTTGTTCCATCATGCATTCGATCGGTGTGCTCCGACAACACTACCTTGCTTGCTAGCTAGCTGGCTTGAAGAGTGACGgggacagcagcagcagcatgcatgcatgcagatgCAGATGCAGACATAAAGTTGCAGTGGGTGGAGAGCGAGGACGTGCCTGACGCGCGGTGGCCTTGTCGTCGGTGATCTCCTCCCCCCAGacgccctcctcctcctccgtcgccGCCGCGTCCTTGCTGCTCTTGGTCTGGAAGTACTCCTTGGGCGCCTTGGTGGAGCAGCATGCATGCAGATGCAGACATAAAGTTGCAGTGGGTGGAGAGCGAGGACGTGCCTGACGGGCGGTGGCCTTGTCGTCGGAGATCTCCTCCCCCCAGacgccctcctcctcctccgtcgccGCCGCGTCCTTGCTGCTCTTAGTCTGGAAGCACTCCTTGGGCGCCTTGGTGGAGATGACGATCTTGCCCTTGAGCTCGTCCGGGGAAGGGAACTCCGCCATGTGCTCCGACTCCGACACGTACAGCATCTCCCCGAAGGTTTCCTTCAGCATCTGCTAGCAAGCAAGGTAGGGTTGTCAGTTCAGTTCCGGCCATCGGATCGGAGCAGCCAGCCAAGCATGAGGAGATCGATCGATCGATGCAGCGGTCACCGGCCTTGGCCACTTTGGCTTGGAGGTCCCGGTTGAGGTGATCTTCCAGGGTGAGGATGACGGGGTAGGGCGAAGTCGCGAAGGCGTGctccttgatggcctccaggcacCTGATCAGCTCCACCGGCGACGTCCACGTCCTGCACGCGCCATCGTCGCCGCCGCCGTCAGTAGCGGGGACCAGGATATACAGCGTGTTGGGCCGAGTTTTGTTTTGGGCTTTTGTTTCCCGCGGCAACAGAACCCACCCACCTGCCGTGGAGAACCTCAACGTCGTCCTTGGCGGCGTTGGGCCAGAGGTCCAGCTCGATCACCCGGACGCCGTCGTGGAGGGCCTTCACGATGGGCCTCTCGCTGCACCCGCTGCTCAGCTGGTTCCCCGTCAGGTACGAGTTGTGGCCCGTGTAGATGAAGTAGTGCGACAGCGGCAAGCCCATGTCCTGGTATACCTGCACTTCTCGTCCATGCAGTTTTTCACATTAGTATTTTTGGTATTTGTGGACATTGTGGTCATATGAACTAGATATATAAAGTAAAATTTCCAAGGCGAGGATATAAGGTAAATTTTCGTAATTTTAGGAGCTAAATATATAAACAGAAAAGCTAAAATTGAATAAAATAGTAAAAACTTATTCTTGTAGTTACTTTTAGTTCTTAAGAAGGAGCAAACTTTAGTTAGTTTACTTTAGCACCTAGATTCAAACGGGCTCTAAAAATGTTGAATGTAAATAATTAAGGGTTAGAAATACATATTTAGGGCCTATTTGGGTCCAGAAGCAAACTGACTAGATTTTAGCTCCTCTTTAGAAGCTAAAAGTGACTAAAAAGATAGCTTTTTTCACTGTTTTAATCATTTTTAGTTCTTCCGGTTTAAGTCTTTAGCTCCTAaagtgactaaattttagtcacttTTGTTTTAGGTCATCAGATCCAAATAGGCCCTTATTAACAACAGACAAAAAAGGGCCTTACCTTACTACGATGTTTGGTAGAACACAACTTGCATCGAATATATCAAACACCAATTCCGGTCATATTCTTATCTTATGCTATATATTATTAAGCATTTCAATCTATGTAGGCCCTTGACCTTCTTTTTGTCTAGCTAGGTGACGACACTTTAATTTTGTGCATGTTTCTTTCTGATGAGGTGGGTGGCACTTGCTTTTGCAAGAATCTAATCATACCAAAACAACTAAATGTCAGCACTATCGTTTCTTAATTCCGAAGAATTTTGAAATGCATCATAGAGTATATTCGCTTGGCTTTAATCTGTACGGTGTACCAACTTCAATTGTTTTTataagggaaatttggatccataccattaaaagatcaccactttggatccataccattactatctcacttacatgtgggtccacatgagtcaatgacatgtggggtccatgatatatatctaaagtttggatcttttaatggtatagatccaattgttccttttTATAATGTTTTTTGTCTCTATAGATTGTAGCTACAACAGTCCAAACAGTCGACTTTAATCCCGAAGCGAACAACTCAAGATAAATTAAAGGCACATACGTGGCACAACGAACCGCTACCACTAGAGCCTCCTAAGCCGGTCCCAAGCATAGTATAGCTAAAAGTACGACCGCAGCAAGAACTATGGATTGACTAGTTTTTGACATGAGAAAGTACTCCAATCGGGTGGTTACTGGAGGAGAAGTATATCTTCTCAAATACTTCGGTTGACCATAAATACAATGTGTCAAGGTTTGTTATAAGTCAAACAATTTTCATGAGCATCATTGATGGGAGAACAGCACAAGAGTGATATTGTTGCTAGACTCAATATGATTTTTAAAATAGTATATTTTTATGGATATCGTTAACATAGATTGGCTTCAAATAATTAAGTATATTATGTTCTAAAACATAGACCGGCACGATAAAATTAAGTGTTCAATATATGTTTTTTTAATTCTTGTAATAGATTTTACCTCTAGCAGATTTCAAATAGTTAATGAGTGAGAATCAATGTATTACTTTGTAATGGTATTTTTCATATGTTATCTATACGTTATCATATAACTTTTGAACTATGTTTTTTACGTGCTTAGAGCCTTTTATTTGAAATTATAAtctgtccagattatataatctaacttattttTAACTAACACAATCTAAGTATATTATAATCCTAAACAAACAACCCCTTAGCCGGTTCAAGACTTTAATAAATTCTATTTTTTGTCACTAGTTGAAGCTATGATAAAGCCATATTGTGTCCCTTGATCTAAGCTTCTTAGTACCACCACCTTTAGTACCGTAGATGGTCGGCATGTACATGATTCAAATGGTCCTGCAGTGGCTAGGACTAGTGCTGGGAATTGGGTCGTGTCGGGCTAGGTCGGTCTAGATCCATCGTGCTTCGGGAGTCGGGACAAACGGGCTCAAGCGGGTAGTGTCGTGCCAGCCCAAAGAGTAGAAACAGTGGCTCAGCCTGGCCCTAAAACAAACTAGACCTTTCATCGGTCCATTGTCGTCCTAAGACCGGTCCATATATTTGAACACATAAAGTTTAAATACTATAACTGCATACAGTccatagcttactaaattaaaggaATTACCCATGTATGTGCAGTGCTAGGTCCGACATGCCGGAATTTAAATTTCGTTCTATGCACGCCTTTAGGTCGTCCTTTGGTCTAATGTTTTCGGACGTGCTCGTAAAAAAAAAAAAACCCGGCCCTTGCAAATTCCAGCAATAGGGACACTGGAGACTGGACCTCATCAACTATTCGTCCACAGTCCACATCCACACGCCCCGATCGTTTTTCCGGCAAGTCATAACTATGAACAGTACCATTGACCGAACGGCAGGCACTTAATTAATGCTCTCAAGTAAATGTATCCTCTCCTGGAATAATGGTCCCAGATAGACCGGTTAATACGCCGTAGTACCTGTGAGTTGTGACCAGAAGGAAAAAAAATCCTCTCAACAATAACCCTTTTTGTCTTTAGAGGGGAAAAAAAGAAAATCCTAATTTAATGCATGTGTGCATGTGCACAATGCAGAAAGGGCGGAGCTGCAGCTGTTGTCTGATCTGCATGACTGCATGTTGAACTCTGCAGGACTCAAACTGATATGATATGATAGATATAATAGTggggatagatagatagatatttCTTACTGACACTGATATGATATACGAGTAAACTGTATTATATAGAATTGGATCACAACACagtatatgtggatgtatgttttTATAGGATTATTCCTAGAACGAACAGAGAAAAATtaaaagagagggagagaaaaactCACCCCTCGGCGCGGATCGAGGGCGGCGTTGGCGTCGCTGAAGAGCCACCGGAGGAACCCCTCGGCGGTGAGGCCGCGGCCCTTGCTGAGCAGCCTGTGCTCCGCCGCGAACGCCACCACCTCCTTGGCCGCCGCGTCGGCGCCAGCGTCGGTCTCCCGCTGCACCTCCCGCAGGAACCTCCGCAGCGCCTCCTCCCCGAgcaagccgccgccgccgtcggcgTACGCCCGGAACACGTCGCCGACCGCTTCCGACGGCTCGTTCGACGCCGCCCGGAACCGCCGCAGGAAGCAGCAGACCCTGTACGTCGTCATGGCATCCGCCGGTGGGGTGGGCGCACCGCGTACGTACGGTTCCAAGCTGCTCTCCTCTCTCGCGCGCTAGCAGACAGCTGCTAGCTGTGCCTGTGCGTgctgcccctcctgccggaaTAGGACTTTAGCTGCTGCTGCGTTTGCGTGCATGCAGTCCTTATTGAGCTACGTATGTATGTCTATACGCGAATATATATATGCCTGCTGTTGGATTCTTTGTTTGTTATATGCATATAAGTATATATgcgagtggtggtggtggagcaGTTATTGCCGGCTGGCCTGTGGGCGGTCGTAATCCAATATATAGGAGCGGTCGCACCGTTATTATACCATCTTATTTAATAGTCTTTAAGGGGCTAAGTAAAAAAAATATAAGAGACATGATCTCGTCTTTTTACGACTTTATATATACTGTAATTCTTAGCTATATTTATGATCCATGGTCTCAGAAATTGTACCATGCAGTCTTTTAGTCGTCTCTTATACTTAGAAAACTGAACTGGTGTCTCAGGGTTGTACATGTCCTAAGGCCGTTCTCAATGGAAGTTTCATTGCACGGTTTCCAAAAGTGATGCATCAGTTTTGTCTATAAAACAATGTATCCTAAGTTTCATTGGAATGAAACCCTCTCTCCTCTGTTGTTGGGATGTTTTAGCCTCTCGCCTCTAGCCTCCGCCGCCAAGCATTACTAATTTGCTTGGTCTACCCTACGGATGCATGGCTAGGGAGATCTTGTTCATTTGCAGCTGTTTGCAACTGTCGGCCGATAACACAGGAGCATCACGAGTGTATCAAGGACCCCAACCAATTCTATCCGCCACTAGGCACCCTGCTGCTCTTGAAGACATTTCCTGCTTGACTGCTTGTGTCTGGATTCCTATGAATGTTGCATCAGCAGAGCGGAGCTTTTCTAAATTAAAACTATTGAAGTCCTATTTGCGTTCTACAATGACACAACAAAGACTAATTTAGCCACAATAGCACTTGAGAGTGGATTATTGGACAAGATTGAATATAAGCATATCATTGAAGAATTTATTTCAATGAACACTAAGAGAATGAAGTTATTCAAGTAAAATTCATGCAATAAAGAGTTAAATAGTTATTTTTTTATAAACTCCATTTGTATATACTACATTACAACATTTTAATACTTACAGTTCTGTTTTTAAATAGTTTAGTAAGAAGAGTTTTTTATTCAATAGTTTGTACAGGGCCTCATTTTCTTCCGGCACGGCCCTGGGGCAAGTGGAAAAATAC
It encodes:
- the LOC100191939 gene encoding uncharacterized protein isoform X2, giving the protein MTTYRVCCFLRRFRAASNEPSEAVGDVFRAYADGGGGLLGEEALRRFLREVQRETDAGADAAAKEVVAFAAEHRLLSKGRGLTAEGFLRWLFSDANAALDPRRGVYQDMGLPLSHYFIYTGHNSYLTGNQLSSGCSERPIVKALHDGVRVIELDLWPNAAKDDVEVLHGRTWTSPVELIRCLEAIKEHAFATSPYPVILTLEDHLNRDLQAKVAKMLKETFGEMLYVSESEHMAEFPSPDELKGKIVISTKAPKECFQTKSSKDAAATEEEEGVWGEEISDDKATARQARPRSPPTATLCLHLHACCSTKAPKEYFQTKSSKDAAATEEEEGVWGEEITDDKATARQVHAAEPTAHFPAVDAHHFVQLQPADGVEVRSPDGGGKHAGPREEAVADARHVPGERRLRLREETRRADAQQAVGLRPESRAAGEDEAEGDGVHGGRLAVRLPEDALRPVLAAGLLRPGGGRRGAGGHEDGADAGGDGQLGPGVGPRVRAVPAGDAGAGAAAGGGARVGQPPEGRVRRPDLPARVGAPPGDPLRQAVRPQGPAAALRQAAHALRLLPRLRLQLHAVIDIYCVWQRVNE
- the LOC100191939 gene encoding uncharacterized protein isoform X1, with product MTTYRVCCFLRRFRAASNEPSEAVGDVFRAYADGGGGLLGEEALRRFLREVQRETDAGADAAAKEVVAFAAEHRLLSKGRGLTAEGFLRWLFSDANAALDPRRGVYQDMGLPLSHYFIYTGHNSYLTGNQLSSGCSERPIVKALHDGVRVIELDLWPNAAKDDVEVLHGRTWTSPVELIRCLEAIKEHAFATSPYPVILTLEDHLNRDLQAKVAKMLKETFGEMLYVSESEHMAEFPSPDELKGKIVISTKAPKECFQTKSSKDAAATEEEEGVWGEEITDDKATARQMSEQSSGKYTADEETAGAGAEDEMEVEAEAEAEKKSRQGTEDNEYRRLIAIQLTRRKHDIEQDLRVDPDKVTRVSLGEKAFEKAIVSHGDHVVRFTQRNLLRIFPRSTRITSSNYNPLMGWRYGVQMVAANMQGHGRKLWLTQGMFRANGGCGYVKKPDALMRSKPLDFDPRAELPVKTRLRVTVYMGDGWRFDFRKTHFDRCSPPDFYARVGVAGVPADTRMEQTRVAMDSWVPAWDHEFGPFPLAMPELALLRVEVHESDNHQKDEFGGQTCLPVWELRPGIRSVRLSDHKGQPLPSVKLLMRFDFFPASDSNSTQ
- the LOC100191939 gene encoding uncharacterized protein LOC100191939 yields the protein MTTYRVCCFLRRFRAASNEPSEAVGDVFRAYADGGGGLLGEEALRRFLREVQRETDAGADAAAKEVVAFAAEHRLLSKGRGLTAEGFLRWLFSDANAALDPRRGVYQDMGLPLSHYFIYTGHNSYLTGNQLSSGCSERPIVKALHDGVRVIELDLWPNAAKDDVEVLHGRTWTSPVELIRCLEAIKEHAFATSPYPVILTLEDHLNRDLQAKVAKMLKETFGEMLYVSESEHMAEFPSPDELKGKIVISTKAPKECFQTKSSKDAAATEEEEGVWGEEISDDKATARQARPRSPPTATLCLHLHACCSTKAPKEYFQTKSSKDAAATEEEEGVWGEEITDDKATARQMSEQSSGKYTADEETAGAGAEDEMEVEAEAEAEKKSRQGTEDNEYRRLIAIQLTRRKHDIEQDLRVDPDKVTRVSLGEKAFEKAIVSHGDHVVRFTQRNLLRIFPRSTRITSSNYNPLMGWRYGVQMVAANMQGHGRKLWLTQGMFRANGGCGYVKKPDALMRSKPLDFDPRAELPVKTRLRVTVYMGDGWRFDFRKTHFDRCSPPDFYARVGVAGVPADTRMEQTRVAMDSWVPAWDHEFGPFPLAMPELALLRVEVHESDNHQKDEFGGQTCLPVWELRPGIRSVRLSDHKGQPLPSVKLLMRFDFFPASDSNSTQ